In Bacteroidota bacterium, one DNA window encodes the following:
- a CDS encoding sigma-70 family RNA polymerase sigma factor produces the protein MATSTPSNKSVGPGGEIRSEGSLRNFSQRGERDDETLLANIATGDSEALSALYDKYQRRIYSLVLKIVRNEDDAAEVMQDVFLQVWEKAGLFDQERGSFGAWLTTLAHNKAINVLRSRRYKKSALEVRQDLEELSGVVSDATIERRTALDEQVEASDREQMLSLLAQIPEAQRQALTMAYYSGYSQTEIADALGVPLGTVKTRMRQGMIKLRDMLTGG, from the coding sequence TTGGCAACCAGTACCCCATCGAACAAGTCTGTCGGTCCGGGCGGAGAAATCCGGTCGGAGGGGTCGTTACGTAATTTCTCACAGCGGGGAGAACGGGACGACGAAACGCTGCTTGCCAACATCGCAACCGGTGATTCCGAGGCCCTTTCCGCTCTGTACGACAAGTACCAGCGACGAATCTATTCGTTAGTGCTGAAGATCGTACGAAATGAGGACGACGCCGCTGAAGTCATGCAGGACGTGTTCCTGCAGGTATGGGAGAAAGCAGGTCTTTTCGATCAGGAACGCGGCTCGTTCGGTGCATGGCTGACCACACTCGCCCACAATAAGGCCATCAATGTGCTGCGGTCGCGGCGCTACAAGAAGTCTGCACTCGAAGTGCGACAAGATCTGGAAGAGTTGTCAGGTGTTGTCTCTGACGCGACCATCGAACGTCGAACCGCATTGGACGAACAGGTAGAAGCAAGCGATCGGGAGCAGATGCTCTCGTTGCTTGCACAGATCCCCGAGGCCCAGCGGCAGGCACTCACGATGGCGTATTACTCCGGTTACTCACAAACGGAGATCGCCGATGCGCTTGGCGTTCCGCTCGGAACCGTCAAGACCCGCATGCGGCAAGGGATGATCAAATTACGAGATATGCTGACCGGTGGATAA
- a CDS encoding insulinase family protein — translation MNLSDALPQDPTVRTGTLPNGLRYYIRKNIKPEHRMEVRLAVHAGSVLEDEDQQGLAHMCEHMEFNGTDHFPKQDLVNYMESIGMRFGAHVNAYTSFDETVYMLELPTDTLSTAEKGMQVLQDWAGHATLDSVEIDKERGVVHEEWRLGRGAFERVQRTQWPVEYAGSQYAVRLPIGKEDIILHTPQSALLRFYHTWYRPDLMAVIAVGDFDVNWMENQIKSKFGSLQNPPGERERTKFTVPMHDSLRIAVASDSELQFNMFQMSFQRPDQPERTVGEYRAQLVRGLFVSMLNKRLQEMGRKPDAPFIYAAANDGGDLGGITNFSLFCIEKPGMVSQCIKTMLEELVRVKEHGFTASELEREKKELLRSYDKLFQERDKTESEKFADEYVRHFLHQEPFPGIVYENELAKKYVPGMTIAEVNELTKPLIANAGPVMLQSSLRKAGVAIPTESELRTIYTEVQHEQLAAYEDKVSNEPLMAKLPTRGRIVSSKSIPDLGVTIWKLSNGSQVVVKPTDFKNDQVLFSAQVPGGTSLASDTDAVSAEMADNIVDESGVGNFDASTLEKMLAGKVVSLSPSISSLSDGFRGSAAPADLETMFQLLYLYATSPRRDEDACKATINKYGAYLKTQGASPEATFFDSVGVVLTQHHPRTVPMSEERLSKVSLDKALTFYKEQYSNFDGWTFFVVGTVDTTKLKGYIEQYVASLPSSPRTPAWRDLGIRSPKGAVDETVYKGTEPKSFVYLTLSGPFQYNPRNRFVFSEMAQVLEIKLRETLREDMSGVYFVSVQPQPQHYPIEQYQMSIFFSCAPDRVNELIGAVKQKLDTMTMKAPEPTYVAKVKAMAQKEYEVNLKKNDFWLSALRQAYTDHEDPHMILDRANFIKEITGDDIFAAAKTYCSQKNFAKIVLYPEKK, via the coding sequence ATGAATCTGTCGGATGCCTTGCCGCAAGATCCCACCGTTCGAACTGGCACGCTGCCCAACGGATTGCGCTACTATATTCGAAAGAATATCAAGCCCGAACATCGAATGGAGGTTCGGCTTGCTGTTCACGCCGGCTCCGTGTTGGAGGACGAAGACCAACAGGGGCTTGCTCACATGTGCGAGCACATGGAGTTCAACGGGACGGATCACTTCCCGAAACAGGATCTCGTCAATTACATGGAGTCGATCGGCATGCGTTTTGGTGCGCACGTGAATGCGTATACGTCGTTCGACGAGACCGTGTACATGCTCGAACTACCGACCGATACCCTCTCGACTGCTGAAAAGGGTATGCAGGTATTGCAGGATTGGGCAGGTCACGCAACACTCGACAGCGTCGAAATTGACAAAGAGCGCGGTGTTGTGCATGAAGAGTGGCGGCTGGGTCGTGGTGCATTCGAGCGAGTACAACGGACACAATGGCCGGTTGAATACGCCGGTTCGCAGTATGCCGTTCGCCTGCCGATCGGGAAAGAAGATATCATTCTGCATACCCCGCAGTCGGCACTCCTTCGTTTCTATCATACCTGGTATCGTCCGGACCTGATGGCTGTCATCGCCGTCGGCGATTTCGACGTGAACTGGATGGAGAACCAGATCAAGTCGAAGTTCGGCTCGCTGCAAAATCCGCCGGGCGAACGCGAACGCACGAAGTTCACGGTGCCGATGCACGACTCGCTTCGTATCGCGGTCGCCAGCGATTCCGAGCTGCAGTTCAATATGTTCCAGATGAGTTTTCAGCGACCGGATCAGCCTGAGCGTACGGTCGGTGAATACCGGGCACAGCTTGTGCGCGGACTCTTTGTCAGCATGCTCAACAAGCGTCTGCAGGAGATGGGCAGAAAGCCGGATGCACCGTTTATCTATGCCGCTGCAAACGATGGGGGCGACCTTGGCGGGATCACCAACTTCTCGTTATTTTGCATCGAGAAACCAGGGATGGTCTCCCAATGCATCAAGACGATGCTCGAAGAGCTTGTCCGCGTGAAGGAGCATGGCTTTACGGCCAGCGAACTCGAGCGCGAGAAAAAAGAATTGTTGCGTTCATACGACAAACTATTTCAGGAGCGCGATAAAACCGAATCAGAGAAGTTTGCCGACGAATATGTTCGCCACTTCCTCCACCAAGAGCCGTTCCCCGGCATCGTGTATGAGAATGAGCTTGCAAAGAAATACGTCCCGGGAATGACAATCGCAGAGGTCAACGAACTAACAAAGCCGTTGATCGCAAATGCCGGTCCGGTGATGTTGCAGAGTTCGTTGCGGAAAGCCGGTGTTGCGATCCCGACTGAAAGTGAGCTTCGCACAATCTATACCGAAGTGCAGCATGAACAGCTCGCTGCATACGAGGACAAAGTTTCGAACGAACCCCTGATGGCGAAGCTGCCGACGCGCGGCAGGATTGTCAGCAGCAAGTCGATACCCGATCTCGGTGTAACGATCTGGAAGCTTTCGAACGGATCGCAGGTGGTGGTCAAGCCGACCGATTTCAAGAACGATCAAGTCCTGTTCTCGGCCCAAGTGCCGGGCGGTACGTCATTAGCATCCGATACAGATGCAGTGTCGGCAGAAATGGCCGATAATATTGTGGACGAGTCGGGTGTGGGAAATTTCGATGCGAGCACGCTTGAAAAAATGCTTGCCGGAAAGGTCGTCTCGCTTTCGCCGTCGATCAGCTCGCTCTCCGACGGGTTCCGTGGCAGCGCTGCTCCCGCCGACCTGGAGACGATGTTCCAATTGCTCTATCTATACGCTACGTCCCCGCGCCGCGACGAAGATGCGTGTAAGGCGACGATCAATAAGTACGGTGCATACTTGAAGACTCAGGGAGCGTCGCCGGAGGCAACGTTCTTCGATTCGGTTGGGGTCGTACTGACACAGCATCACCCGCGCACCGTTCCGATGAGCGAGGAACGCCTCTCGAAGGTTTCGCTTGATAAGGCACTGACGTTTTATAAAGAACAGTACTCCAACTTCGATGGCTGGACGTTCTTTGTGGTCGGTACTGTCGATACGACGAAGTTGAAGGGCTATATTGAACAGTATGTTGCCAGTTTGCCGTCCTCGCCACGCACACCTGCATGGCGCGACCTCGGCATCCGCTCGCCAAAGGGTGCTGTCGATGAAACCGTGTATAAAGGCACGGAGCCCAAGAGCTTTGTATACCTTACACTCTCCGGGCCGTTCCAGTACAATCCGCGCAACCGATTTGTCTTTTCGGAGATGGCTCAGGTACTCGAGATCAAGCTTCGCGAAACATTGCGCGAGGATATGAGCGGCGTGTATTTCGTCAGCGTACAACCGCAGCCGCAACATTATCCGATCGAGCAGTACCAGATGAGCATTTTCTTTAGTTGCGCCCCCGATCGCGTGAATGAACTCATCGGTGCGGTAAAGCAGAAGCTCGATACGATGACGATGAAAGCGCCGGAGCCGACCTACGTTGCGAAGGTAAAAGCCATGGCTCAGAAGGAATACGAAGTGAACCTGAAGAAAAACGATTTCTGGCTTTCGGCACTTCGACAGGCATATACCGATCATGAAGATCCGCACATGATCCTCGATCGTGCAAACTTTATCAAAGAAATTACCGGCGACGATATTTTCGCTGCGGCAAAGACCTATTGTTCGCAGAAGAACTTCGCAAAGATCGTTCTCTACCCGGAGAAGAAGTAA
- a CDS encoding elongation factor G, which translates to MSTAIRNIALVGHATSGKTTLAEGLLFAAGATSRRGKISDGSTVSDYHPDEIARQHSINTCLLSFATDSTKINLLDTPGYADFTGEVRSALHVADTALINVNAVGGVEIGTDLAWDFCTHDENSVIFVVNKLDSPEAHWDDIVEEMKHHFGHEVVVAQFPYKTGASFHQIIDLLKMKMLTFKTDGSGNYTEEDIPADVREKAEQLHKELVEIVAESDDTLMDEFFANDGVLTEEHFSGGIHESLAHRKLFPILCAASEPNIGVKRVLEFIVTNAPAPEDHIADVRGVNPETKQEVSLNTAPKDATTAFIFKTVSEAHLGDLSFFRVYHGTLHHGQDLVNESNGKPERVMQIFSMCGKNRKEVQEVGIGDIAAAVKLKDTHTNNTLSSKSFPVVLTPITFPEPVITNAVRAKNKGDEEKIAIGVHALHEEDPSFLVRQDPELGQTLIEGQGELHLDIAIKRLKERYKIDVDVVEPKIPFRETIRGNADTRYRHRKQSGGAGQFGEVAIKLAPRTRGDGYEFEDAIVGGVISNRFIPAVDKGIHEMLSRGPLAGCPVIDVKVTLYDGKEHPVDSNENAFKTAGRIAFKEAFLQAKPVLLEPVYDIEITVPEEHMGDVLGDISSRRGKVQGMDVRGTFEVIRAQIPLAELHHYATRLRSLTQGKGSHRQKFSHYEEAPRDFADKVITAYAAHRSGEEE; encoded by the coding sequence ATGAGTACAGCTATTCGCAACATCGCGCTTGTCGGCCATGCCACAAGCGGAAAAACAACACTGGCAGAAGGCTTACTATTTGCCGCGGGGGCGACAAGCCGCCGCGGCAAAATATCCGATGGTTCGACCGTGAGCGACTATCATCCCGATGAGATCGCTCGACAACATTCCATCAATACCTGTCTGCTCTCCTTCGCTACCGACTCCACAAAGATCAATCTGCTCGATACGCCCGGTTATGCCGATTTCACCGGTGAGGTGCGCTCGGCCCTGCACGTGGCGGATACCGCACTGATCAATGTGAATGCCGTCGGTGGCGTCGAGATCGGAACGGACCTGGCGTGGGACTTCTGTACCCATGACGAAAACTCCGTCATCTTCGTCGTGAACAAACTCGATTCTCCCGAAGCACATTGGGACGATATCGTCGAGGAAATGAAGCACCACTTCGGCCATGAGGTCGTGGTCGCACAATTCCCGTATAAGACCGGTGCGAGCTTCCATCAGATCATCGATCTCTTGAAGATGAAAATGCTCACCTTCAAGACCGATGGCTCCGGTAATTATACCGAAGAGGATATCCCGGCAGACGTCCGCGAAAAGGCGGAACAGCTTCATAAGGAGTTGGTCGAGATCGTCGCAGAGTCCGACGATACGTTGATGGACGAGTTCTTTGCCAACGACGGCGTACTGACGGAGGAGCATTTCTCGGGCGGCATCCACGAATCGCTGGCGCACCGAAAGCTCTTCCCGATCCTCTGTGCAGCATCGGAGCCGAACATCGGTGTGAAGCGCGTGCTCGAGTTTATTGTCACGAATGCACCGGCACCGGAAGATCATATTGCCGACGTCCGCGGCGTAAACCCAGAGACGAAGCAGGAGGTCAGCCTCAACACCGCACCGAAGGATGCAACAACTGCATTTATCTTCAAGACTGTCAGTGAAGCCCATCTCGGCGATCTGTCGTTCTTCCGTGTCTATCATGGCACGCTGCACCATGGGCAGGATCTCGTGAACGAATCGAACGGCAAACCCGAGCGCGTGATGCAAATCTTCTCGATGTGCGGCAAGAACCGCAAGGAGGTGCAGGAAGTCGGCATTGGCGATATCGCGGCTGCCGTGAAACTCAAAGACACGCATACGAACAATACACTGTCGTCGAAGAGCTTCCCGGTTGTTCTTACGCCTATCACCTTTCCCGAACCCGTCATCACCAACGCCGTTCGGGCGAAGAATAAAGGCGATGAAGAAAAGATCGCGATCGGTGTGCATGCACTCCACGAAGAGGATCCGAGCTTCCTTGTCCGGCAGGATCCGGAACTGGGCCAAACGCTCATCGAAGGTCAGGGCGAACTACATCTCGATATAGCGATCAAGCGTCTGAAAGAGCGGTATAAGATCGATGTCGACGTTGTCGAACCGAAGATCCCGTTCCGCGAAACGATCCGCGGCAATGCCGATACCCGCTATCGCCACCGGAAGCAGTCGGGTGGCGCCGGTCAGTTCGGAGAAGTAGCGATCAAGCTTGCCCCACGCACTCGCGGCGACGGATACGAATTCGAAGATGCCATCGTCGGTGGCGTGATCTCGAACCGATTCATCCCCGCCGTTGACAAAGGCATTCATGAAATGCTCTCTCGTGGGCCGCTGGCTGGGTGTCCGGTTATCGATGTAAAAGTAACCCTCTACGACGGCAAAGAGCATCCGGTGGATTCGAACGAAAACGCGTTCAAGACGGCAGGACGTATCGCCTTCAAGGAAGCATTCCTGCAAGCGAAGCCGGTCTTGCTTGAGCCGGTGTACGACATCGAGATCACCGTGCCGGAGGAGCACATGGGCGACGTCCTCGGCGACATTTCTTCTCGTCGAGGCAAAGTGCAGGGCATGGACGTGCGCGGAACGTTCGAAGTGATCCGAGCACAGATTCCGCTCGCCGAGCTGCATCATTATGCCACGCGGCTTCGCTCGCTCACGCAGGGCAAAGGATCGCATCGACAGAAGTTCAGCCACTACGAAGAAGCACCTCGCGACTTCGCCGATAAAGTGATTACGGCATACGCAGCACACCGCAGCGGCGAAGAAGAATAA
- a CDS encoding NAD(P)-dependent glycerol-3-phosphate dehydrogenase codes for MNITVIGSGGWGTALAICAAERGHRVTLWSRRSEQAHALAATRTNDAYLPGITIPLQIEITSDPTVLSDAELYILAVPSQSMREVATTLRPHLNANAIFVSASKGIERHTLRRMTEVLADTLALNPSQLVCLSGPSHAEEVARKIPTVLVAASYSHDTARLVQDALVLPYLRVYSSNDVVGVELAGALKNVIAICAGILDGEGYGDNTVAALVTRGLAEMRRLGIALGAEEPTFSGIAGLGDLVVTCLSKHSRNRRVGIALGRGKTLTEILDSMTMVAEGVWTTESAQELASKHNIEMPIVEETYKILFENKDHRQATEELMRRQTKDERW; via the coding sequence ATGAATATTACGGTTATCGGATCGGGCGGTTGGGGGACAGCACTTGCCATCTGCGCAGCAGAACGTGGGCATCGCGTCACACTCTGGTCGCGCAGAAGCGAACAGGCGCATGCACTCGCTGCGACGCGAACGAATGATGCATATCTCCCCGGCATTACGATCCCACTGCAGATCGAGATCACAAGCGATCCGACCGTTCTTTCCGATGCTGAGTTATACATCCTCGCCGTTCCGTCTCAGTCAATGCGCGAAGTGGCAACGACCCTTCGCCCGCATTTGAATGCGAATGCAATCTTCGTCAGTGCATCGAAAGGCATCGAACGTCATACGCTTCGCAGAATGACGGAAGTACTCGCGGATACTCTTGCCCTAAACCCATCACAGCTTGTATGCCTCAGCGGCCCAAGTCACGCCGAAGAGGTTGCGAGGAAGATCCCGACCGTGCTTGTGGCGGCATCCTACTCGCACGATACGGCGCGTCTTGTGCAGGATGCGCTCGTCCTTCCCTATCTGCGTGTGTATTCGTCGAACGATGTAGTCGGTGTCGAACTCGCCGGTGCGTTGAAGAATGTGATCGCCATTTGCGCCGGCATTCTCGATGGCGAAGGCTATGGTGATAACACGGTTGCTGCACTCGTCACCCGCGGTCTTGCCGAAATGCGTCGTCTCGGGATTGCACTTGGCGCTGAAGAGCCGACATTCAGCGGGATCGCAGGTCTTGGCGATCTCGTGGTGACGTGTCTCTCGAAGCACTCTCGTAACCGACGCGTCGGCATCGCGCTCGGCCGTGGGAAGACGCTCACGGAAATACTCGATTCGATGACAATGGTCGCCGAAGGGGTCTGGACGACGGAGTCAGCTCAGGAACTTGCGTCAAAACATAACATCGAGATGCCCATCGTCGAAGAAACCTACAAGATCCTCTTCGAGAACAAAGACCACCGCCAGGCAACGGAAGAACTCATGCGCCGTCAAACGAAGGACGAGCGCTGGTAA
- a CDS encoding DUF2892 domain-containing protein encodes MGGFVTFMRSPIGRLVRIALGAYLMYIGFMGTAGTIVGVIGIIPVLAGVVNFCVLAPLFGYTIMGQKRGAAPTK; translated from the coding sequence ATGGGTGGCTTCGTCACGTTCATGCGTAGCCCGATCGGGCGACTCGTTCGCATCGCGCTCGGTGCATACCTGATGTATATCGGCTTCATGGGAACAGCTGGCACGATCGTCGGCGTGATCGGGATTATTCCCGTCCTTGCCGGCGTCGTTAATTTCTGTGTATTGGCCCCGCTCTTCGGCTATACGATCATGGGCCAGAAGCGAGGAGCGGCACCAACAAAGTAA
- a CDS encoding anti-sigma factor, with translation MDNERTYSQAEREEIEALASAYALGVLTESEPDFVRFQALLEAGDPVLVNALEECFESSVALADSAEQVDAPASIKSTLLDTISKAEKQGTTERMVTYGNDKTPVPASIVRKIRSKNRTLISVSVVGGLLICTLLAMNVMKSAKLDRSADLMKSLLKQTDSLRASNHEYAVSDSLVRCVLGMLQEENARLVTMTTPAQPKHQHLFFSPKQKMVVVMREDLPILDSMHYYEVWAVVDHKPTPVGNFVVDPKDKEPMYTFKADLASADAFGISVETRGAAPNPQSPMIFAGEVPRFGRN, from the coding sequence GTGGATAACGAGCGTACATATAGCCAAGCTGAACGCGAAGAGATCGAAGCGCTCGCTTCTGCCTACGCACTCGGCGTGCTGACCGAAAGCGAACCGGATTTCGTGCGCTTTCAAGCGCTGCTCGAGGCCGGCGATCCGGTCCTCGTGAATGCTCTGGAGGAATGTTTTGAATCGTCTGTCGCCCTTGCCGACAGCGCCGAACAAGTCGATGCTCCTGCTTCGATCAAGTCAACGCTCCTTGACACCATTTCAAAGGCCGAGAAGCAGGGCACGACCGAACGGATGGTAACGTATGGAAATGATAAGACCCCCGTCCCTGCCAGCATTGTCCGTAAAATTCGCTCGAAGAACCGTACGCTCATCAGCGTGAGTGTGGTCGGTGGTCTGCTCATTTGCACGCTGCTCGCGATGAACGTGATGAAATCGGCGAAGCTCGACCGTTCGGCAGACCTGATGAAGTCGCTATTAAAGCAAACCGATTCGCTGCGGGCAAGTAATCATGAATATGCAGTGAGCGACTCGCTCGTGCGTTGCGTGCTGGGGATGTTGCAGGAAGAGAACGCGCGTCTGGTCACAATGACCACCCCTGCACAGCCGAAGCACCAGCATTTGTTCTTCAGCCCCAAGCAGAAGATGGTCGTCGTCATGCGCGAGGATTTGCCGATACTCGATTCGATGCACTACTACGAAGTGTGGGCCGTCGTCGACCACAAACCGACCCCTGTCGGTAATTTCGTTGTCGACCCGAAGGACAAAGAACCGATGTATACGTTCAAGGCCGATCTTGCATCGGCTGATGCATTCGGGATATCCGTCGAAACCCGTGGTGCAGCCCCGAACCCGCAAAGCCCCATGATCTTTGCGGGCGAGGTTCCCCGATTTGGTCGCAATTGA
- a CDS encoding right-handed parallel beta-helix repeat-containing protein, with protein MKQALFIVISICSLIAPAMAATFHVGPTQPHTAPSTVMGLVQDGDTVLIDAGLYSGDVGIWTKSNLVIKGVGGYAHLDAAGKNAGGKAIWVIQGSNTYIENIEFAGAAVPDLNGAGIRQEGAGLELRHCYFHDNEDGVLAGDNANSDILFEACEFDHNGHGDGYSHNMYINHVRSFTLRFCYIHRANVGHEVKSRAYRTYILYNRITDEADGTASYCIDLPNGGEAYIIGNSIQKGPMAQNRQIIRFGEEGQTNPTQEIYIVNNTMVSELPKCTFVALAAATSLSKLYNNLFAGPGTMYDMNISGTIDSSENVYANADPLYDYGWYFIGDSAHYDYHVGGEDLVIPGSNPGTAHGIDLSPSQQYVHPTDSSARGDNGHSIGAFEWRVLDVPTTKASEAGIEVFPNPTSSFVTVTLRQAAIDHTAKLRLFDPLGKTIRTIDVAAGAMSVTFDVTGLSRGSYSIALLGAYGTQSARRQLIVR; from the coding sequence ATGAAACAGGCGCTTTTTATCGTCATTTCAATCTGTTCGCTGATAGCCCCGGCCATGGCAGCGACGTTCCACGTCGGCCCAACCCAGCCCCATACGGCTCCGAGTACGGTCATGGGGCTCGTTCAGGATGGCGATACGGTTCTCATCGACGCCGGACTCTATAGCGGTGATGTCGGCATTTGGACCAAGAGCAATCTCGTCATCAAGGGAGTCGGAGGTTACGCGCATCTCGATGCCGCGGGGAAAAATGCTGGGGGAAAAGCGATCTGGGTCATTCAAGGCAGTAACACGTACATCGAGAATATTGAATTCGCCGGTGCTGCCGTACCTGACCTCAACGGCGCCGGAATCCGACAAGAAGGGGCTGGGCTCGAACTTCGGCATTGCTACTTCCATGATAACGAAGACGGGGTACTCGCAGGCGATAATGCGAACAGCGACATTCTCTTCGAGGCCTGCGAATTCGATCATAACGGGCACGGCGACGGCTATTCGCACAATATGTACATCAACCATGTCCGCAGTTTCACTCTTCGATTCTGCTACATCCACCGGGCCAATGTCGGCCATGAAGTCAAGAGCCGGGCATATCGTACCTATATCCTCTATAACCGTATCACCGACGAAGCGGACGGCACGGCCAGCTATTGTATTGATCTGCCGAACGGTGGGGAGGCGTATATCATCGGCAACAGCATCCAGAAAGGACCGATGGCACAGAACCGCCAGATCATACGCTTCGGCGAAGAGGGGCAAACCAATCCGACGCAAGAGATCTACATCGTGAACAATACGATGGTCTCTGAGTTGCCGAAGTGCACATTCGTCGCGCTTGCCGCTGCGACTTCGCTGTCAAAGCTGTACAACAACCTGTTCGCCGGACCGGGTACGATGTACGACATGAACATCTCGGGTACGATCGACTCGTCCGAGAATGTGTATGCAAATGCCGATCCATTATATGATTATGGTTGGTATTTCATCGGAGATTCAGCTCATTATGACTACCACGTCGGAGGCGAGGATTTGGTCATTCCCGGATCAAACCCCGGAACCGCGCATGGGATAGATCTGAGCCCGTCTCAGCAATACGTCCACCCAACCGACAGTTCCGCACGCGGCGACAACGGCCATTCGATCGGGGCATTTGAATGGAGAGTTCTTGATGTTCCCACGACCAAAGCATCGGAAGCCGGGATCGAAGTCTTCCCGAATCCGACATCGTCGTTTGTCACCGTTACTCTCAGACAAGCGGCAATCGACCACACGGCCAAACTTCGACTCTTCGACCCCCTTGGAAAGACCATTCGGACCATTGATGTCGCCGCCGGGGCAATGTCAGTGACGTTCGATGTAACCGGACTGTCACGCGGGTCATACTCCATCGCCCTGCTTGGCGCTTATGGCACGCAATCGGCAAGAAGGCAACTGATCGTTCGCTGA
- a CDS encoding MmcQ/YjbR family DNA-binding protein: MNVEQLREFCLSLPHATEDIKWGNDLCFCIGEKMFATASLNPASGFSCSFKCSPEKYSKLIERDGITSAPYTGRFGWVCVRKRAALQEEELKGLIKESYNAVMQGLPAKVRKELKVQA; the protein is encoded by the coding sequence ATGAACGTCGAACAGCTCCGCGAGTTTTGCCTGTCGCTCCCCCATGCGACCGAGGATATTAAATGGGGTAATGATCTGTGTTTTTGTATCGGCGAAAAGATGTTCGCGACCGCAAGCCTGAACCCTGCAAGCGGTTTTTCCTGCTCGTTCAAGTGCTCACCAGAGAAATATTCAAAGCTGATCGAACGCGACGGAATCACGTCGGCGCCGTACACCGGACGATTTGGTTGGGTTTGTGTTCGCAAACGTGCCGCATTGCAAGAAGAAGAACTCAAAGGGTTAATCAAGGAATCGTATAATGCTGTGATGCAGGGATTGCCTGCAAAGGTGCGCAAGGAGCTGAAGGTCCAGGCGTGA